The stretch of DNA TGTTTCCTAATAGTCCTTCTAATTATTTGTTCAAATGGATGCCTTTGTCCAGCAATGGAACCCTCTCGCTaaacatgttgatgttaatcttgtCGCCTTGATGGTCTCCAAGATATATGCCTCTGCGGTAGCCCTGAGCCCCTCGAGACCTTGACGAGGATCGATGCTTTAATTTATGTTCTTCCTCCGGGCTTGCACGCCCCTGATTTTGATCATGATGATCTATACTTGGTAATGATGCAAATGTCCTCTCAATGGACCATATGGTATTTTTCTTTTAATCTCATCTCCTTCCAAGAAAAAAGAATTGTCATCTAACTTTATCAAGATGGTGAAGGGTCCATCACCTAGTAAGTATAATCCCATTATTACGTAACAGGGAATAGCCAAAAGGCATGCATTAGTCAGGATTAGCCTCGCCCTCGTCATTTTCCTTGCCATGGAAGGAATGACCCTCTTTTCGACCTTGTGAGCCATGGGGTCCCAGCCAGAGCAAAACAAGGAAATTTATGAACTTACAGTTCAGTAAGTTGGTGATATGAACCCCTTCAACATGGTCCAAAGTCCAAACCCAAGGCCAGCACCTCACTCTTACTGAAGTTGATTTTCATGCCCGAGATGGCTTTGAAGCACAGCAAAATGATCTTAATCAAGGCAATGCTCTCGTTGTCTGGCAaaaaaaagcccccccccccctcNNNNNNNNNNNNNNNNNNNNNNNNNNNNNNNNNNNNNNNNNNNNNNNNNNNNNNNNNNNNNNNNNNNNNNNNNNNNNNNNNNNNNNNNNNNNNNNNNNNNNNNNNNNNNNNNNNNNNNNNNNNNNNNNNNNNNNNNNNNNNNNNNNNNNNNNNNNNNNNNNNNNNNNNNNNNNNNNNNNNNNNNNNNNNNNNNNNNNNNNNNNNNNNNNNNNNNNNNNNNNNNNNNNNNNNNNNNNNNNNNNNNNNNNNNNNNNNNNNNNNNNNNNNNNNNNNNNNNNNNNNNNNNNNNNNNNNNNNNNNNNNNNNNNNNNNNNNNNNNNNNNNNNNNNNNNNNNNNNNNNNNNNNNNNNNNNNNNNNNNNNNNNNNNNNNNNNNNNNNNNNNNNNNNNNNNNNNNNNNNNNNNNNNNNNNNNNNNNNNNNNNNNNNNNNACGGATCCGGCTTGCATGCTCCCTTCCTGTgcacccatccgtgctcccacttcatcctacggctgtcttttttccttttttctttctaatctaatcatcaccccctccctctctctgattttaagggggtgggacCAGTCTTTATTTTGTTTCAATCAAATCAAGCCATGTAGACGGGAGTACGGATGGGCACACGgcgggggagcaggcaagtctcgtctgtCCCTGACCCCCTATCCCTCTCCTGATCACAACACCCAAACAGTTccactttctttttcttttttttggccaggAACAAGTGATTCTTCAGAAAACTCACAAGATCATTTTAAATGGTACCCAACTAATCAAATCCTTCACCGCATCTCGAACTAAAAATAAAAGTATCCCTGTAGCAAGCTAGCATTGCCCCAACCCTGCTTGGGTTCTGTGCAGTAACACATATCACCATCAGGGAGATACAATTCGAGATTCATGATTGATTAGCCAGAATCAGATCTAAGAAAATATCAACAACACATAACAGGACAGATAAAACTATCCCTATGGAACTCCGAATTTCCATGGCCCTGGAGGAGCCAAAATTTCAAATGCACGCATCACTTTTGCCTTACTAAATTATTACATCACACGGTACGTGGCTGAACGTATGTCAGCAAATGTAAACAGGGATAAACCAAGATGGGATAGCAGCATCAATGCCAGTCCCATGCATTATTGTACAAGCCACCGGTTGCTGAGATAACTGAACAAAGACATATTAATACATAAAGGGTAGATAGGACATTATCTGGTATGACGTCAATCTTTATCAATAGCTCCCTCAAGTCGAGTCTGCAGGGAGCTCGTCTCTCAGTTTAGATATTTCCGAAGCATTTGCAACCACGGGTCGTGCCTGTCCAATATACGCACTTCGGAGAACAATACGGCTCAATTTCGCCAACCTGTAGAGGCATGGCGTTGGATCAACCACGAGCTGGGAATAATACAGCTCTAGTCGAACAAGTTCATCTCCATGCTTCGAGAAAAATGGAGATTCCAGAAAGCCTTGGGACAATCCCCCTACCAAAGTGAGCTTGTCGAGACGCTTTGGCAGTGTCAAATTATCCAGCTGTAGCACTTCCTCACAGTAACTGGCTCTTAATTCTAATCTTGAAAGGTGGCGTAGCTTTGATATAGAGTCACACAATTGTGGACAGTAACTGCTCTTCACCTCAGTAATGAGAAGGAACCTCATCTGAGACAAATTCCCTAGTTTTGCAACAAAAACCTTATTGGCTCCAACTGTATGCAGAGATTGCAACTCCTGCAAATCCCACATGCCCTCAAATGGCACCATAGATTCATGACTTCTAAACCTACTCCATGTTTTATCCAGCATTTTGTAGATAAGTATGTGTCGCAGTCTCTTGAGTCTCTGGGACCCTCGAGGCAAACTCAGGCACTGTCCATCTCGAATACTCAATGTCTCTAAATTGTGAAGCTTGGTAACAGAACTTGGGAGTTTCTTCACATTGGTGCGATCAAGGCCCAAATACTTGATATTGAAAAGCTCCCCAACTGAATCTGGAATAGTGTCAATAGGCAAGCCTGATAATTCCAACACAGCAATGTACTTAGATTCCGAGGGAAACAATGGAGCTGATGATCTCACGGTGCTGTCAAATGCTATCAAGGAGCGAAGCCTGGCTGCTGGATGTATGCTTGATCCAAGGCCATTTTTGCATCGCAGCACCGACACACGACGAGAATCCAACCCCACATGTTGGTCTCTCACATGAGTGTCATCATAAGTTGTACTGAAACACTCCTTTTTAGACTGGGAAATGGCTAGTTCGCGCACAATATCATGCATCTGGACACGCCGAAGCCTACCAGATGAGTTCCTCTCTACAACATGAAGCATGCTTCGTTGGACGAGTTCTTCCAGATAACCTTCAGCAACTTCTTCCAAGAACAACGCTCCTGCTTGTGGAACAAACCCTTCTGAGATCCACAATCTAATCAATCTTTTTCTTTGGATCCAATAGTCTTCTGGGAACATTGCACAATACAAGAAACAACTCTTCAAATGGTTGGGCAAATACTTGTAGCTGAGGTTTAGTATTTTCTCCACATGGGACAGGTTCTCATTGTTGTGCAGCTCCCAATTAAGCTGCTCATAGAATAGCCTCCACACTCTAACATTGCGCACTTTAAGGGACAATATGCTCCCTATTGCCACTAGCGCTAGCGGCAAACCGCCACATTTATTCACAATGTCCTTACCACACTGGACTAGCTCTGTTGGGCAGATGTTGTTTTCAAACCTTGGGAAAGCTTTCCTGCAAAACAGACGCCATGCATCATCAGCATCTAGAGGCTCTACTTTGATTTTACAGCCAGCCTCAGCCACTTCAGCCACTTCAGCAACTTCCTCACTTCTTGTCGTGGTTATTGCTCTGCTTCCCAAGCCATTATCGATAAGAACCTGTTGAATTTCCTGAAGATGTTGAGGTCTCCAGACATCATCCAGTACGATCAAGTACCGCTTTCCCCCCAGGATTTGCTTCAATTCAGCCTGCAGTTCTTCACTGCTCATCTTTTCCACTTTCTCTACAGTACTGTTCATATTAGAAGCATCAGATTCTTCCTTGAAATTTTTACGGAGTCCTCTCAACATGTTTCTCCAAATATCCTCCAGTATATATGACTGGGACACAGAAACCCATGCATGGCAATCAAACTTGGATGCCTCACTTTTGTACAAATTGTTGACTAGAGTGCTTTTTCCAATTCCTCCCATACCCCACAGAGCAATGAGCCGCCGTCCAGGACCACCTTCAAGAAGCAATGACTTGATCCAGATTTTTCGATCTTTATCAATTCCTACAAGCTCATCATCAGCAATCGAGTAATCTTGTCCAGGAACATAATGACTGTCATATTCCGTTGCAAGAATATCATTACGCACACCACCTATTGGCTGAGTCCAGTCTTTATTTTCTTTGAGCTCTCTAAGCTGTTGCTTTATTCCACCAATTGCAGTAGCAATCTGATCTAATGTAAACAAAGATTGAGGTTTTTTGGCAATTTTCTTCATACAACACCACCATGATCCTTCCTGCACATTGTGTTTACCAACGACATAGATAAACTGATCCACAATGTCTTCCATATCATAGGCCAATTTTCGTGCTTGCCATGTCCATGCTTCTATGACTCGATCAGTGCAGCCTTTCCTGCCAGTATCCTCAAGAAACGCGCGTATAAGCTCAAGTTGATTCCTTATCATTTTCATGTCATTTGGCAGTGCTGCCACGGCAGCAGATTTCCTTGCAAGTAATGGTATAGTGAAGTTGAACGTTTCTGCTGCCAGGGCTGTGCCGATCTTTTGTATGACAAGAAGCAGAGCAGACTCCGCCATTTCTCACCATGCAGTGTATCTCTTCAATATTTCAGCAAAATAAAGCTGCAATTTTGAGTACCAGTTCCATACTTGCTCACTGAATCTGCTAAAGGAAATGGAAACAAATTAGATTGATTTCAGACTGGACTAGCGTGATGGTTGCCTGACAAAACAAAATATATAAGTTGCCTGATGGTCACCAAGACCGAATGAAACAAGGGGTCGAGTGTAACAGGATGCACACGATGCTACTAAAAGGAAACCGCTAGTCACTGTCTATTTGGTTGCAACATATTCAGGAGAGTGTCGATCTAATTAATCACATTGTATTGAAAGTGGAATGCTCAAGTTTAAATTAATAAGTTCCTCATTGGTACAAGGTCTTTTACCGTACACTGGAATGCCGATAGCATCACCATTTTTGTAAAATCTGATGTATGATATTAAACGGTACTCCAAGAGAGGCACCACATAAAAAATCCAAGGAGTACCCTGAGTTTAGGGGTAAAAGGGTaagattaagattaagattaagacTAAGAAATCAAATCTGAACAACAGTTTCAAGGCTCTGTTCGGAACGTAGGACAGCAAAACAAAGGAATGCAAGAAGTCATAGGAATAGAGTGGAGTCGAAAGGGGAAACCTACGGGATGCCAAAACATAGAATTAGGCTTTCCCTCCGATCTTGGTGAATGTGTTGTTTCCTATAAAAAAACGTCGGAAAGCTTCCCTTTCCTGAAGAAAGGATACAGTTCATTCCTTTATCCCGAACGTGTTCGTAGGAAATCAAAACTGTACTATTCCTATaggaaacctgtgaaccgaacaggGCCCAAAGGGTGATTTGGTACTTATTTTGTATCCACATCTTGTTGTGGTGATCCCAAAAAATAAATATTCCAAAACATTTGGATGGCTAACATGACAACAGGGTACCTACAGGTGCACCTAACCTACGTGCTGAATTCGCTGAATAACGAAACGGCACAGCAGGCATGAGGAACACAGCGTACTACAAGGAGCGCTCAACGTACCAGTGCAGGAGGCACAGAAAGCTGTGCAGTGGACAAGGCGCCACCGGCAATTCTTCTGGCGAGATGAGGAGGACGCACAGGGGCCTGTGCTCTAGACTGGGACAAGAGCGTGTTTGGCAGCAGCACGTGGAGGGTTTTGGGGATGGGATAGAACGAGCTGGGAGAAGCTCCGACTGACCCGAAGCTCATTTCATTGAAGAAGAGAACTGGACAAGATTCTTTGCTGCTATTCCAGTACCATCCTCACAAGAAAAGGTAATGAAGAGGAGCAAGGGCGAAGGCACCTTCTTTGCTTGTTGCTGCATCATATGAATGGGGTGCTGCTAGCTTTACACTTCAGCTTCCTTTCTTTTGGTAAAGAAGGATTTGATTCTTCCTGTCTgatttcctttttcattttttctCTGGCGCGTTGACAATCTACAATGTACTACCTACTTGACACTGTTCTTGGGGCACCAATTTTAAGCATTTTCTCTTACTCCTGAGATATGCAGATGACTAACCTCAAATAGCTCAGAAGTGATAGGTGCTCGGACTGTACTATGCAGAATCTAATACCGATCACAGCAGACATAGTAGGTTACTA from Triticum dicoccoides isolate Atlit2015 ecotype Zavitan chromosome 6A, WEW_v2.0, whole genome shotgun sequence encodes:
- the LOC119314409 gene encoding disease resistance protein RPM1-like, coding for MAESALLLVIQKIGTALAAETFNFTIPLLARKSAAVAALPNDMKMIRNQLELIRAFLEDTGRKGCTDRVIEAWTWQARKLAYDMEDIVDQFIYVVGKHNVQEGSWWCCMKKIAKKPQSLFTLDQIATAIGGIKQQLRELKENKDWTQPIGGVRNDILATEYDSHYVPGQDYSIADDELVGIDKDRKIWIKSLLLEGGPGRRLIALWGMGGIGKSTLVNNLYKSEASKFDCHAWVSVSQSYILEDIWRNMLRGLRKNFKEESDASNMNSTVEKVEKMSSEELQAELKQILGGKRYLIVLDDVWRPQHLQEIQQVLIDNGLGSRAITTTRSEEVAEVAEVAEAGCKIKVEPLDADDAWRLFCRKAFPRFENNICPTELVQCGKDIVNKCGGLPLALVAIGSILSLKVRNVRVWRLFYEQLNWELHNNENLSHVEKILNLSYKYLPNHLKSCFLYCAMFPEDYWIQRKRLIRLWISEGFVPQAGALFLEEVAEGYLEELVQRSMLHVVERNSSGRLRRVQMHDIVRELAISQSKKECFSTTYDDTHVRDQHVGLDSRRVSVLRCKNGLGSSIHPAARLRSLIAFDSTVRSSAPLFPSESKYIAVLELSGLPIDTIPDSVGELFNIKYLGLDRTNVKKLPSSVTKLHNLETLSIRDGQCLSLPRGSQRLKRLRHILIYKMLDKTWSRFRSHESMVPFEGMWDLQELQSLHTVGANKVFVAKLGNLSQMRFLLITEVKSSYCPQLCDSISKLRHLSRLELRASYCEEVLQLDNLTLPKRLDKLTLVGGLSQGFLESPFFSKHGDELVRLELYYSQLVVDPTPCLYRLAKLSRIVLRSAYIGQARPVVANASEISKLRDELPADST